The following proteins come from a genomic window of Kitasatospora sp. NBC_01246:
- a CDS encoding IS5 family transposase produces the protein MTDAEWAVVREAMPVPAWLEGRGGQPEGSCHRQMVDAIRYLVAGGITWRAMPADFPAWDRVYAFFRRWRDKGLVAEFHDRLRDRVREAVGRDREPTAGIIDAQSVKGAASVPAASRGFDGGKKVNGRKRHIVVDTLGLLLTVMVTAASVTDRDAAQTLLARLRTRHWRITLVWADGGYTGRLVDLARDVLAIALTVVRRTDDTAGFVVLPKRWLVERTFAWLMCSRRLARDYEARTDTAEAMIRWSMSMVMSRRLARRPA, from the coding sequence ATGACTGATGCCGAATGGGCCGTGGTCCGCGAGGCGATGCCGGTACCGGCATGGTTGGAGGGCAGGGGTGGACAGCCGGAGGGCTCCTGCCACCGGCAGATGGTCGACGCGATCCGCTACCTGGTCGCGGGCGGCATCACCTGGCGGGCGATGCCCGCGGACTTCCCCGCGTGGGACCGCGTCTATGCCTTCTTCCGGCGCTGGCGGGACAAGGGCTTGGTCGCCGAGTTCCACGACCGGCTGCGGGACCGGGTCCGCGAAGCGGTGGGCCGGGACCGGGAGCCGACCGCGGGGATCATCGACGCGCAGTCGGTGAAGGGCGCCGCTTCGGTGCCGGCCGCGAGCCGGGGCTTCGACGGCGGGAAGAAGGTCAACGGCCGTAAGCGGCACATCGTGGTGGACACCCTCGGGTTGCTGCTGACGGTGATGGTCACCGCGGCGTCGGTCACCGACCGGGACGCGGCACAGACGCTGCTGGCCCGGCTGCGGACGCGGCACTGGCGCATCACGCTGGTGTGGGCCGACGGCGGCTACACCGGACGCCTGGTCGACCTCGCCCGCGACGTCCTTGCCATCGCGCTGACCGTGGTCAGACGCACCGACGACACCGCGGGCTTCGTGGTGCTGCCCAAAAGGTGGCTGGTGGAGCGCACGTTCGCCTGGCTGATGTGCTCACGCCGACTCGCCCGCGACTATGAGGCCCGCACCGACACCGCCGAGGCGATGATTCGCTGGTCGATGAGCATGGTTATGAGCCGACGCCTCGCCCGGCGACCAGCCTGA